ATAAACTCTTTTACAGTGGAATTCCTGCTTACAGGAGACATAAAAGTCCTCCCATTGGCTCCTTGTCAATCCCATGCATCTATCACTTGATAGTGGTAGGCATGAGATTTCTAGAGAGAATATTTGCCATTTTGCTCATGGAACTTAGGGTAATTAAGCTCTGCCATTGAGGATTTGATTTCAAGAAGACCCCATGGGTCTTCCTCGGTTGTATCATAAACTCGTCTGTCAGGACTACAGGCAAGGTGTGGCACTGAAGGGTTGATGACAAGGCCAACACTGTACACATCTCGACCAAAATGCTGGGAATAACAGATAAGGGGGAAGTGTTATAAATAATGTGACAGCGTATAAAGAAGACCAATGACATGCTGACACAGCCCATGTCCTGCTGCACAGCTGCACTGAAATGCTGAAATGCTTGGCTCCATGGCACTGAGATCAAACTGAACACTGAGTCGGTGTGGTTCCTCGTTTTTTCTCATGCTTCTGTAGCACTTGGCCCTTACAACTGTGCCAATCCTTTTTTTGGAAGATTGACTATTGATATTCAAACAGATAAGGGGGAAGTGTTATAAATAAACTTGAAGACAAGTAAGCTTAAATTAGTGTcgaaattaaatgaaaaaataaaaactgaagaaCCGATTCTCACCTTCAACATCGTGAATATAATCCTCATAAAAGAACTTGTAACCTCTAACGAGGGTAGCCTTGATGGGAAGATGGTCCGCTGTAAATTTACCTATAAAAGACGTAGAAAACCTCGGGACCGTTTTAAGATTCTTATGCCAAAAGTCAGGATGCTCACTCACCGCGAATTCCGCCATGTTTTCTAACACGCAGAGCCTCAATTTGATCCAGAAACCAGTGACGTATATTCAAAGATGGCGGGGCGTGAAAAAGGCgaattgtacattgcagcattgttatctgtgtccctagagattggttaCAAACCACCCATACCATTCCCCCTGTAGGGTTAGGGTATGTGCATTACATGGATCACAtcatttgccgccaaaacctTTAAAAGAAATAGCCTGGAAAGTTCAcagtaattgattttttttccaaaaggaaATGCTTCTTGCACCGAACATCAGCTCCAATCCCATTCCTACAAATGCGCCAGACTATTGCCAGAAAAATCATACAGAAATGAGCCTCCTGAGTCGAAAAGGACGTGGTATTTTAGTAGCTTTCGAAGGCTGTGATCGTGGTGGAAAATCCACGCAATGCAAGATGCTTGTTGACTATTTCAAGACGACAGGGCGAGATGTTGCACATTTCAGTTTCCCAGGTTTGTCACGGTGGATAACTCAACGTTTTGTTGGTttatttttcgatttcttCGAAAGTAAAATTGATGAGCTAGTAGCCATAAACTTGTAACCAATCGGAAAATACCCATAGGAAAATCGCGTGgccagaaatggaaaacaaatcgtgcaagctgaaaaggtctattggtGTGGTTCGGCGTAAAGGGGATGGGCCATTCCATTTAATATCTACACCCCACTATCGATGGAACTTTCTGATGGGGGTCACCAAAGTAATCTCTGAGGGGGATAAGTCAGTCGGCATCCTGTAATCttgccatttttttctgaagcgTACAACACAAAATGGCCCTTTTTTCTAAGGGGGAGTAGAAAACTTGGCATATTTCTTAGTGTTGGCACTTTTATCATCTCTTTTTCAGGGGTTAAATTCTCAGGGACCTTATTCATAGAGGGGGTGTGGATTTTAAATGGAATGGCCAGGTGCAATGGCTTGAGTTGTGCGGTTCCTTgctaaacattttaaaatatgttaaTTTGCAACAGAGTTATAAAGAGTTGAAATTGGCTGGTTATCATTTCTACTATAACTCCATCCTCCATTTGCCTCCTAATGTCTcccaccagaaaaaaaaactaacagaGACAAAAATGATGGTATGGTCTTTGTGAGTTAATTTCTGAGTCTTGTTCCATTAATGCTATCTCCtgtgtcttttcttttgttgtgtttggTCTTAGATAGAACAACAATCATTGGGCAATCCATAGACTCATACCTTCAAGGGAAATCAGAAATAGAAGATCATGCTGttcatttacttttttctGCAAACAGATGGGAGGCTGTGTAAGTAGCAGTAAGAGTCTCCCCTGTGCCCTTTGTTAATGATTTTACCATTGGGTGAGGGTGCTTTAAATTTTCAGAAAGATCCTCCTGGTTTGATTTTCCCCAGTCAGTATGGATTGAGTTGACTTTTGGTTCTCTTTGCTCTTGAAATTAGGATGTTTTTCTGTGGTCTCTGGTTTTCTGCTCCCCTTAAAAGCTAACACTTACAAATTCTGAACTCAACCcaagaataatattattaataaccTAATTGTTTCTTAGTAAATaattgatttgaaaatattttttccaagcAGTTTATTTAGTCACTATTTTTCTGccagatgaaaataaaaattaatgtaaatttaaTCTCGATTAATTATTAGTGAtccattttttcttcagtcCAAAAATAACGCAGCTGATAGAAAGAGGAACCTCTGTGATAATGGACCGTTATGCTTTTTCTGGAGTTGCTTTTACTGCAGCAAAAAAGGTGTGAAATTTTCTCAGTTGTCTGCCATTGGGATAAGTATTCTCAAGGAGAACTTCATTCTATTAATATTGATACTTTATATATAGGCTACAATGAATAAAGATACTTAATCATCACCACAAAAGCTTTATACATTAAAGTCTTTCTAACATTTATTTTCATAGGGATTTGACGTTACATGGTGTAAGTATCCTGACAGAGGCCTGCCATGCCCAGACATTGTCTTCTACTTAGAAATCGCAACCAAAGATGCAATGTCAAGGGCATCATTTGGGAATGAAAGGTACGAAAAGGCAGAGTTCCAAGAAAGAGTTGCTAAAGTCTACAAAGAACTTAAAAGTGATGACTGGAGGGtaagcaataatattattatatatttttcagaGCCTCGTAAAATGCAGGAGAGTTTCTTAATCCCTAACTTGTGCTAAATCCTATATGGATAAAGCTCCACATACTATTATTACTTATTGTGTGTCTGTTATAaaatttgaattgtccaatttAAGTTTTGATTTCTTGATCTGTCTGGAAGGTGAAGTGCCCCCGCCACCCTAATATTTTTTACTATTGGCAGTGTCAGTTTCCAATGTGTGCTCACACCATCAGGGTCAATGATCTTGTGCAGTTGACCAATGCAAAACCTTTTTAATGTTACTGTGTCCTTGAATATGTTTAACCTTTATTGTCCAGTCTTCTCTAGACATGTTCTCCATTAAGGAGATAGGTCTGTCTGGCAGTTCTCAATTTTCCTTTGGAGACattcatttttaaaacttggTCTTGAGCTGCTGTAAACAACCCTCTTGCCAACCTTCATCCAGCCCCATGATGCCTCTtccattattttattatcaatattgttttggtcactaaatttatattttgtcaTTCAAGGTTGTCGATGCATTGAGGGACATGAATGAGATtcatgaagaaataaaaagtaCTGTCATTAAATTAGAAGACAACGTAAAATACAGTGAATTGAAAAGTCTTTGGACTGATTCATAGCATTGTTTGAGATACGAAATTATGTTACTACTTCAGTTGaacttttggaaaaaaaagccGCTTTGTGAAAATATTACAGTACTAATATTAGGGTTTTTTCTTTCGGCACTGACCATATAAAAGGTCTCTTAAGAGGTGTTtcagaatttcattttttggaatATGTCTTGGATTGTAGGGCTTAGTACTTCAAATTGAGGCCAACTACCTTAAGATGCTgtttcaaggtcaaaaattaatccTCCAGACCACATTTGTTCAAAGTGAGCAAAGCATTATCTGTGGGATAATTTAGCATCCACcggataaataaaattatttcttgaGCGTGTTTTGCAGTTAAAACATGTTCTGGTTCAGCTGTTACAAACCTAATCCAAGTAAACAAGAAGCTTGGGTGGAACAGTTTGTCAAACAGAAACAGGCTTAATTATTTCCAAGTATCCAAGCGTTCAGAATTTAGTgacatttgataaaacaaaaatacattgTTCTATTTGGGCGTCCTGGACTTGAGGTTGGTTGTATCCAGTTGCTCATAGAGtaataaaaatagtttttgttACAATAGCACTGGACAGTGATTTGGACAACTGTAGCCAAACTGGTAAACTAAACCCCCAGCCTGTTATGAAGCTTCTGTGTCTAAATCAAGTGTTTTGAACTTTCACCTAAAtaattcaatgaaaattaaGTATCATTATGTCCTgcttcaattttgttagtcAGTGCTGAGAATATCTAGAGAATTCAGCACACTTATGCACACATGTACTAATGTAAATGGACCCTCTCTGCAACtgcatgtaggtatttcaaaacCTTGATTAGTGTCAACAAAAAGAATCTCTAGTTTTGAGATTGCTGGCAGCCAGTTCTCTGTACTTGAACTCAGTTATTAAAAGCTATCTTTTACTTGTTTCCTTGGTAGTTATCTTGTCCTTGGGTGATTAAAACAGTTGCTGCAATGACCAAGGTTTTCTCTTTCAGTTTTCACAAGggcaagagaaaaagaatcaaaggttttctttttttgtttatgaagATAGCAGGTGGCATTGGAGCACTTCAGTTAAAGTTAATATTCTCTGCTCTGAGACAGATTGCAGGCTGGTGacattattttcaacttcaaataattattagaactTGTGTTTCATGCTGAGATTGTGTCAGTGACATGAAGTTTAGGCAAAGTTAATTCCATGCTGATGCCGTCAGCGGCTTCCCCATATGTGACCTGTGGGGTGACTGCAGGGGCTTGTAGCTGGCATTGTGCCGTTTTAGCTAACAATGTTTGTGCATCTTTGCTGTCCCTTGAATGAGGCAAGGTTTATGAATTATGACTCCCAGCCTTCCCAACCATATACCTTTGAGGGGGTTACTGGATCAGGTGAGTATAATTTCCACTTAATCCCTTTCAGTATGTCAGTGCCAGTTGGTAGCTGCAATCAGGGGTTGCTCCTGATCACACTGGGTTGCCTTCAAAGACTGAATTTGCTTAGGCCCCCTAACAACCTTGGCTTAGGCACCAGTTCACTCACTCATTTATTGGGGGGAATTCAAAAGGGTGTGGTTTCAATCAGTTACGTCCAAGGGTTAATTTTTGCAGAACCTTTCTTAATACTCAGCAACAATAGTGAGAACTATCTGGCTGtttccattaattttgagcTAAGTTTTAATTAATTCCATTGTTGCAAACGGCACCTTCTTGTCAAACTAACTTAAAACCTTCCCctttttaactttgtttttcgtttcttttctttttattctttcccataatggttttgttttgttaagggGTGGAATGGGTCGGTTGCCATTTGGGATTTTTTGAATGGGCTTACATACAGCATCATAAGTACGCCTCCTGCAACATTTTTCCCGCGGTTTTAaccgtttttcaaattttgattcTTGTTACAAAGAGACTTTGTGTGTGAGGATAGAAGAACTAAGCAGGTACATTAACGCTCTAAAAGCTAACAAAGTCTcgtattgtttatttat
This sequence is a window from Acropora palmata chromosome 9, jaAcrPala1.3, whole genome shotgun sequence. Protein-coding genes within it:
- the LOC141891880 gene encoding thymidylate kinase-like, encoding MLLAPNISSNPIPTNAPDYCQKNHTEMSLLSRKGRGILVAFEGCDRGGKSTQCKMLVDYFKTTGRDVAHFSFPDRTTIIGQSIDSYLQGKSEIEDHAVHLLFSANRWEAVPKITQLIERGTSVIMDRYAFSGVAFTAAKKGFDVTWCKYPDRGLPCPDIVFYLEIATKDAMSRASFGNERYEKAEFQERVAKVYKELKSDDWRVVDALRDMNEIHEEIKSTVIKLEDNVKYSELKSLWTDS